A genomic window from Natronoarchaeum mannanilyticum includes:
- a CDS encoding DUF7553 family protein has protein sequence MNRHFSDARYYLTRAGAHAKKGVVETLEPVVAKGRELAGREAEPEPGRVERLRAKLDDASDRAENEAADFAADARRRVRRYRGT, from the coding sequence ATGAACCGGCACTTCAGCGATGCGCGGTACTACCTGACCCGAGCGGGAGCACACGCGAAGAAGGGCGTCGTGGAGACGCTCGAACCGGTCGTGGCGAAGGGCCGCGAACTCGCCGGGCGAGAGGCGGAACCGGAACCGGGCCGCGTCGAGCGGCTTCGCGCGAAGCTGGACGACGCCAGCGATCGGGCCGAGAACGAGGCGGCCGACTTCGCCGCCGACGCCCGCCGTCGCGTCCGGCGATACCGCGGGACGTGA